A single Methanolobus sp. ZRKC5 DNA region contains:
- a CDS encoding DUF99 family protein — protein sequence MKARFHIKDEIRILGIDDSALIADTITIVGAFFRGGMWLDGVLRSEIIRDGMDATNRIIEMVRKSKHFPQIRAIMLDGVTYGGFNPVDIVHLNQETNIPVIVLMRDLPNLEKMESALTHLPEGEKRMEIIKKAGSIIEVITKDTSNPVFIQCSGIGIKMAARIVQLSSTRSNIPEPLRVAHLIATGIVLGESRGKA from the coding sequence GTGAAAGCGCGTTTCCACATAAAAGATGAGATTCGTATATTGGGGATAGATGACTCTGCACTTATAGCGGATACTATCACAATAGTTGGGGCCTTCTTCCGTGGTGGCATGTGGCTTGATGGAGTACTACGCTCAGAAATAATCCGTGATGGTATGGATGCAACCAATCGTATCATTGAAATGGTACGTAAAAGCAAACATTTCCCGCAAATTCGGGCAATAATGCTTGATGGTGTTACCTACGGAGGCTTTAACCCTGTGGATATCGTTCACCTGAATCAAGAAACGAATATTCCAGTAATAGTACTCATGCGAGACCTTCCTAATCTTGAAAAAATGGAATCGGCCCTTACTCACCTGCCGGAAGGTGAAAAAAGAATGGAAATTATTAAAAAAGCTGGCAGCATCATTGAAGTTATCACAAAGGACACATCTAATCCCGTTTTCATACAATGTAGCGGAATAGGAATAAAAATGGCTGCCAGAATAGTTCAACTCTCTTCAACAAGAAGTAATATTCCTGAGCCACTGAGAGTGGCTCACTTAATTGCAACGGGAATCGTTCTTGGAGAATCCAGAGGCAAGGCCTGA
- the glmM gene encoding phosphoglucosamine mutase — MAFFGTNGVRGIANEYITPQLAIDVARSLGTYMGSSGTVAIGRDTRASGEMLKSAAIAGALSAGLTVIDVGICPTPSVQYYVKDHADAGIVITASHNPREYNGIKLIAADGSELSREGESEIEKIYYSKEFSAASWERTGDLRHDSNANEYYLRGIINSVDHELIRGKRFKVAVDTGCGAGSVTLPFLLQKLGCEVITINGQVDGTFPWRNPEPTPDVLTELAYIVKKSGANMGVAQDGDADRAVFFDENGNFIEEEVLLAMMAKYVLERKKGPVVTPVSSSLRMLDVAREAGVELTWTAVGSINVARKMMEIGGVFGGEGNGGLIFPEHQYCRDGAMACAKFLEIIASGQKLSELASSVPLYFNSKTKVRAENLQSTMENVKKEVLSKDNEVDTTDGVKVWYDDGWVLIRPSGTEPIIRIFAESKTKERADALMNEGIELVNSSK, encoded by the coding sequence ATGGCATTTTTCGGAACTAATGGTGTAAGGGGAATAGCGAACGAATATATAACTCCTCAACTGGCAATCGATGTTGCAAGAAGTCTGGGGACGTATATGGGGTCAAGTGGTACAGTTGCTATTGGCAGGGATACAAGAGCTTCAGGTGAAATGTTAAAATCAGCTGCAATTGCAGGTGCACTTTCAGCAGGTCTCACAGTTATCGATGTAGGTATATGCCCTACACCTTCTGTCCAGTACTATGTGAAGGACCATGCAGATGCGGGAATTGTTATAACTGCATCACACAACCCAAGGGAGTACAATGGAATTAAATTGATAGCTGCTGACGGAAGTGAACTTTCAAGAGAAGGGGAAAGTGAGATCGAAAAGATATATTATTCAAAAGAGTTCAGTGCGGCATCCTGGGAAAGGACTGGAGACCTGCGCCACGACAGCAATGCCAATGAGTATTACCTCAGGGGCATTATTAATTCCGTGGACCATGAGCTTATACGCGGGAAAAGGTTCAAAGTTGCTGTGGATACGGGCTGTGGCGCTGGATCAGTTACGCTCCCGTTCCTTCTCCAGAAACTTGGCTGTGAGGTCATAACCATCAATGGTCAGGTAGATGGAACATTTCCGTGGAGAAATCCCGAGCCGACCCCTGACGTGCTAACAGAGCTTGCGTACATCGTCAAAAAATCAGGTGCTAACATGGGAGTTGCGCAGGACGGGGATGCAGATCGTGCAGTGTTCTTTGACGAGAATGGAAATTTCATTGAGGAAGAAGTCTTGCTTGCGATGATGGCAAAGTATGTTCTTGAAAGGAAAAAAGGTCCTGTTGTCACTCCGGTCAGTTCATCATTACGTATGCTTGATGTTGCCAGGGAAGCAGGTGTGGAACTTACGTGGACAGCTGTAGGTTCTATCAATGTGGCACGCAAGATGATGGAGATTGGCGGGGTCTTTGGCGGGGAAGGCAACGGAGGGTTGATCTTCCCGGAACACCAGTATTGCCGTGACGGTGCTATGGCATGTGCCAAGTTTTTGGAGATTATCGCAAGCGGGCAGAAATTATCTGAACTTGCAAGTAGTGTACCGCTGTACTTTAACTCAAAGACCAAGGTCAGGGCAGAAAACCTTCAGAGTACCATGGAGAATGTCAAAAAGGAAGTCCTCTCAAAAGACAATGAAGTTGATACGACAGATGGTGTAAAAGTATGGTATGATGACGGGTGGGTACTTATCAGACCATCCGGAACCGAGCCAATAATCAGGATATTTGCAGAATCAAAAACAAAGGAAAGGGCAGATGCCCTGATGAACGAAGGTATTGAACTGGTAAACAGTTCTAAGTGA
- the larE gene encoding ATP-dependent sacrificial sulfur transferase LarE — protein MLNGKLELLKSGISKKESVLIAFSGGVDSSVLAAIAYRTLGKNAVAVTIKNHSFPKRELECAKMVAEEIGIEHMIIYLNELKVPLVSENGPNRCYHCKKEILGVLNSVKDELDFNVILEGSNASDSNSYRPGKRAIEEAGEKVYSPFIEFNVNKDEIRQIARQLGLSVASKHPSPCLASRFPYGDALTEEAIKRVEMAEDFLIERGFQELRVRDHQGSARIEINPDEMHLLLQIRKDVVFYLEKIGFSYVTLDMKGFRSGSMDEVL, from the coding sequence ATGCTGAATGGAAAACTTGAATTATTGAAAAGTGGCATCTCCAAAAAAGAGAGTGTCCTAATTGCCTTTTCCGGTGGAGTGGACAGTTCTGTCCTTGCGGCCATAGCTTATAGAACCCTGGGAAAAAATGCAGTGGCGGTAACTATCAAAAACCACTCATTTCCAAAAAGGGAATTGGAATGTGCTAAAATGGTTGCTGAAGAAATAGGTATTGAACACATGATCATTTATTTGAATGAATTGAAGGTGCCACTGGTATCTGAAAATGGACCAAATAGATGTTATCATTGCAAAAAAGAGATTCTCGGAGTATTAAATTCCGTAAAAGATGAACTGGATTTTAATGTCATTCTCGAGGGAAGTAATGCTTCGGATTCCAATTCATACAGACCGGGAAAAAGAGCAATTGAAGAAGCAGGAGAGAAGGTATACTCCCCTTTCATTGAATTTAATGTGAATAAGGATGAAATCAGGCAGATTGCAAGACAACTAGGACTTTCTGTTGCAAGCAAACATCCATCACCCTGTCTTGCCTCCCGTTTTCCGTATGGAGATGCACTAACAGAGGAAGCCATCAAAAGAGTGGAAATGGCAGAGGATTTTCTCATCGAAAGGGGTTTTCAGGAATTAAGGGTTCGAGATCATCAGGGAAGTGCACGCATAGAAATTAATCCTGATGAAATGCATTTATTGTTGCAAATACGGAAAGATGTTGTTTTTTATTTAGAGAAAATCGGTTTTAGTTATGTCACCCTGGACATGAAAGGATTCAGAAGCGGAAGCATGGATGAAGTATTATGA
- a CDS encoding GNAT family N-acetyltransferase, with protein sequence MENLRVAVIDNKIIGAACLETENFQELHSIAVYPDYRGKGIGRLLMDSFTVDMKEGTILFTRTTSPVFFEKVGFIRLDDSEKKELWDDCSKCNRFNNCKQSVLRLEINKR encoded by the coding sequence ATGGAGAATCTCAGGGTTGCTGTTATAGACAACAAAATCATTGGTGCAGCATGTCTGGAAACAGAAAACTTCCAGGAGCTTCACTCCATAGCCGTTTATCCGGATTATCGTGGAAAAGGAATTGGTAGACTACTTATGGATTCCTTTACTGTTGATATGAAGGAGGGGACCATTTTATTTACGAGAACTACTTCACCTGTCTTTTTTGAAAAAGTGGGTTTTATCAGACTTGATGATTCCGAAAAGAAAGAATTATGGGATGATTGTTCGAAGTGCAACAGGTTTAATAACTGTAAACAATCTGTGTTGCGTCTGGAAATTAATAAAAGGTGA